Proteins encoded within one genomic window of Bombus terrestris chromosome 11, iyBomTerr1.2, whole genome shotgun sequence:
- the LOC100650734 gene encoding zinc finger protein 665 isoform X2, producing the protein MNSEQHALPATTQAQQEDVNAGQSGRPSYPGGLATTTSLGNVGSTPHSSADLRVGTAVALASSVAKYWVLTNLFPGPLPQVSVYHHSHHNSSHRSSGGGEASSKEPASSLNQEMALTSSSHHQSTPTHHHHQPSVSSSSHHSSLQPNSQIPVSLPGLNLDGAHIPASVSHLQAAHAQMQQMQAAQQQQLHQQQQQQPQQQQQQQQQQQSHHQMQNHQNAQNSGPTAHNQNAQRDDNKVKDESGSCTTERCSDNQVHCQVQCDLQLQTSQDLQQSLMQQQQQQQQQIGVNISGNSSSEGGSQNNTEKPEKEKELRQLNMTQFQVPDLKPGGHMMDVRTADGSVVKISAGNEQDLAKTLGVEMVQNMYKVNVEDINQLLAYHEVFGKLQSEIAAGTTLVGSTVPTQTVTTIQNGTPIVQQVQLNKFDIKSSDGEATPGPSASPVSVGSHACEICGKIFQFRYQLIVHRRYHTERKPFTCQVCGKAFLNANDLTRHGKCHLGGSMFTCTVCFHVFANAPSLERHMKRHATDKPYNCTVCGKSFARKEHLDNHTRCHTGETPYRCQYCSKTFTRKEHMVNHVRKHTGETPHRCDICKKSFTRKEHFMNHVMWHTGETPHHCQACGKKYTRKEHLANHMRSHTNDTPFRCEICGKSFTRKEHFTNHIMWHTGETPHRCDFCSKTFTRKEHLLNHVRQHTGESPHRCGFCSKSFTRKEHLVNHIRQHTGETPFRCQYCPKAFTRKDHLVNHVRQHTGESPHKCQYCTKSFTRKEHLTNHVRQHTGESPHRCHFCSKSFTRKEHLTNHVRIHTGESPHRCEFCQRTFTRKEHLNNHLRQHTGDSSHCCNVCSKPFTRKEHLVNHMRCHTGERPFVCTECGKSFPLKGNLLFHMRSHNKGSNAERPYRCDLCPKDFMCKGHLVSHRRSHSDERPHSCPDCGKTFVEKGNMLRHLRKHAAEGPPTQVSTPSAIPQSGVLPIPAAAVLVGHPLAPPAPPVVPQHTVVVPTPPGVLTSY; encoded by the exons GATGTAAACGCGGGTCAAAGTGGTCGTCCTTCATACCCAGGTGGTTTGGCTACAACAACCAGTCTTGGCAATGTAGGGAGTACCCCGCATTCATCCGCGGACCTGCGTGTAGGTACAGCCGTAGCGTTAGCCTCCTCGGTAGCTAAATATTGGGTCCTCACCAATCTCTTTCCTGGACCGCTACCTCAGGTCTCAGTCTATCATCATTCCCACCACAACTCCTCACATAGGAGTAGTGGAGGTGGAGAGGCATCTTCCAAAGAGCCAGCCTCTTCATTGAACCAAGAAATGGCGTTGACTTCCAGTTCGCATCATCAGTCAACACCTACACACCATCATCACCAACCTTCAGTTAGCAGTAGCAGTCATCATAGTTCTTTACAACCAAATTCACAG ATACCAGTTTCTCTACCAGGCCTTAATTTAGACGGGGCACATATACCTGCCAGCGTCAGTCATTTACAAGCAGCACATGCACAAATGCAACAAATGCAGGCAgcacaacaacaacagctgcatcagcagcaacagcagcagccccaacaacaacaacagcagcagcaacaacaacaatctCACCATCAGATGCAAAATCATCAAAACGCTCAGAACAGTGGACCAACTGCACATAATCAAAACGCACAGAGAGATGATAACAAGGTGAAAGATGAAAGTGGAAGTTGCACAACTGAACGTTGCAGTGACAATCAAGTTCACTGTCAAGTTCAATGTGACCTCCAATTACAAACATCTCAAGATTTACAACAAAGTCTTatgcagcagcagcaacaacagcagcaacaaatTGGTGTAAACATAAGCGGAAATTCATCCAGTGAAGGCGGAAGTCAAAATAATACAGAAAAGcctgaaaaagagaaagaattgcGTCAACTAAATATGACGCA attCCAAGTGCCAGATTTAAAACCAGGAGGTCATATGATGGATGTAAGAACAGCTGATGGATCAGTCGTGAAAATTAGTGCTGGGAATGAGCAAGATTTAGCAAAAACACTTGGTGTTGAAATGGTGCAAAATATGTACAAG GTAAATGTTGAGGATATTAATCAGCTTTTAGCATATCATGAAGTATTTGGAAAACTACAAAGTGAAATAGCAGCTGGTACAACCTTAGTTGGAAGTACAGTTCCTACTCAAACAGTTACCACTATACAAAATGGAACTCCAATTGTACagcaagttcaattaaataagtttgataTTAAATCAAGCGATGGTGAAGCTACACCAGGACCAAGCGCTTCGCCTGTATCAGTTGGAAGTCATGCATGTGAAATATGTGgaaaaatttttcagtttcgcTATCAGCTTATCGTTCATCGTAGATATCATACGGAAAGGAAACCTTTTACTTGTCAG GTGTGTGGCAAGGCCTTTTTAAATGCAAATGATTTGACACGGCATGGGAAGTGTCACCTAGGTGGATCCATGTTTACTTGTACAGTTTGTTTTCATGTATTTGCAAATGCACCCTCTTTGGAACGTCATATGAAACGACACGCTACCGATAAACCGTATAATTGTACCGTATGTGGAAAAAGTTTCGCAAGAAAAGAACATTTGGATAATCATACGCGTTGTCATACTGGGGAAACACCTTACAG gtgCCAGTACTGTTCAAAGACGTTTACTAGGAAGGAACATATGGTAAATCATGTTCGCAAACATACGGGTGAAACACCTCATCGATGTGATATTTGTAAAAAGAGCTTTACGCGcaaagaacattttatgaacCATGTTATGTGGCACACGGGAGAAACTCCTCATCATTGTCAAGCTTGTGGCAAGAAATATACACGTAAAGAACATCTCGCAAATCATATGCGTTCACATACCAATGATACACCGTTTCGCTGTGAAATATGCG GTAAGTCGTTTACAAGAAAGGAGCACTTCACGAACCACATAATGTGGCACACGGGTGAGACGCCGCACCGCTGTGATTTCTGCTCGAAGACATTCACGCGAAAGGAGCATCTTTTGAACCACGTTCGCCAGCACACGGGTGAGTCTCCACATCGATGCGGCTTCTGCTCCAAATCGTTCACCAGAAAGGAACACCTTGTTAACCACATCCGCCAACACACAG GAGAGACGCCCTTCCGCTGTCAGTACTGTCCGAAAGCATTTACGCGGAAGGATCATCTGGTGAACCATGTCAGACAACACACGGGTGAGTCACCGCACAAGTGCCAGTATTGCACCAAATCCTTCACGAGGAAGGAACATTTGACAAATCACGTGCGTCAACACACAGGCGAATCGCCACACCGATGCCACTTCTGCTCCAAGTCATTTACTCGTAAGGAGCATTTGACGAATCATGTGCGAATCCACACTGGTGAATCACCTCATAGGTGTGAATTCTGTCAGAGAACGTTCACCAGGAAAGAACATCTAAATAATCATCTCCGTCAGCATACCGGAGATTCATCGCACTGCTGCAACGTGTGCTCGAAACCATTTACAAGAAAG GAACATCTCGTAAATCATATGCGATGTCATACTGGTGAACGTCCATTTGTATGCACAGAATGTGGCAAAAGCTTCCCCTTAAAGGGTAATCTACTTTTCCACATGCGTTCGCACAATAAAGGCAGCAACGCCGAGAGACCGTACCGTTGCGATCTTTGTCCAAAAGACTTTATGTGCAAAGGACATTTAGTGTCTCATAGACGATCACATTCGGACGAGCGACCACATAGCTGTCCAGATTGCGGGAAAACTTTCGTTGAAAAGGGCAATATGCTGAGACATTTGAGAAAGCACGCAGCGGAAGGTCCGCCAACACAAGTCAGCACGCCCTCTGCAATTCCTCAATCCGGTGTTCTGCCCATTCCGGCGGCAGCAGTTCTGGTCGGCCATCCTTTGGCACCCCCTGCACCACCCGTAGTCCCACAACACACCGTAGTTGTGCCTACTCCTCCGGGTGTACTGACCTCCtactaa
- the LOC100650734 gene encoding zinc finger protein 271 isoform X5, with amino-acid sequence MALTSSSHHQSTPTHHHHQPSVSSSSHHSSLQPNSQQIPVSLPGLNLDGAHIPASVSHLQAAHAQMQQMQAAQQQQLHQQQQQQPQQQQQQQQQQQSHHQMQNHQNAQNSGPTAHNQNAQRDDNKVKDESGSCTTERCSDNQVHCQVQCDLQLQTSQDLQQSLMQQQQQQQQQIGVNISGNSSSEGGSQNNTEKPEKEKELRQLNMTQFQVPDLKPGGHMMDVRTADGSVVKISAGNEQDLAKTLGVEMVQNMYKVNVEDINQLLAYHEVFGKLQSEIAAGTTLVGSTVPTQTVTTIQNGTPIVQQVQLNKFDIKSSDGEATPGPSASPVSVGSHACEICGKIFQFRYQLIVHRRYHTERKPFTCQVCGKAFLNANDLTRHGKCHLGGSMFTCTVCFHVFANAPSLERHMKRHATDKPYNCTVCGKSFARKEHLDNHTRCHTGETPYRCQYCSKTFTRKEHMVNHVRKHTGETPHRCDICKKSFTRKEHFMNHVMWHTGETPHHCQACGKKYTRKEHLANHMRSHTNDTPFRCEICGKSFTRKEHFTNHIMWHTGETPHRCDFCSKTFTRKEHLLNHVRQHTGESPHRCGFCSKSFTRKEHLVNHIRQHTGETPFRCQYCPKAFTRKDHLVNHVRQHTGESPHKCQYCTKSFTRKEHLTNHVRQHTGESPHRCHFCSKSFTRKEHLTNHVRIHTGESPHRCEFCQRTFTRKEHLNNHLRQHTGDSSHCCNVCSKPFTRKEHLVNHMRCHTGERPFVCTECGKSFPLKGNLLFHMRSHNKGSNAERPYRCDLCPKDFMCKGHLVSHRRSHSDERPHSCPDCGKTFVEKGNMLRHLRKHAAEGPPTQVSTPSAIPQSGVLPIPAAAVLVGHPLAPPAPPVVPQHTVVVPTPPGVLTSY; translated from the exons ATGGCGTTGACTTCCAGTTCGCATCATCAGTCAACACCTACACACCATCATCACCAACCTTCAGTTAGCAGTAGCAGTCATCATAGTTCTTTACAACCAAATTCACAG caGATACCAGTTTCTCTACCAGGCCTTAATTTAGACGGGGCACATATACCTGCCAGCGTCAGTCATTTACAAGCAGCACATGCACAAATGCAACAAATGCAGGCAgcacaacaacaacagctgcatcagcagcaacagcagcagccccaacaacaacaacagcagcagcaacaacaacaatctCACCATCAGATGCAAAATCATCAAAACGCTCAGAACAGTGGACCAACTGCACATAATCAAAACGCACAGAGAGATGATAACAAGGTGAAAGATGAAAGTGGAAGTTGCACAACTGAACGTTGCAGTGACAATCAAGTTCACTGTCAAGTTCAATGTGACCTCCAATTACAAACATCTCAAGATTTACAACAAAGTCTTatgcagcagcagcaacaacagcagcaacaaatTGGTGTAAACATAAGCGGAAATTCATCCAGTGAAGGCGGAAGTCAAAATAATACAGAAAAGcctgaaaaagagaaagaattgcGTCAACTAAATATGACGCA attCCAAGTGCCAGATTTAAAACCAGGAGGTCATATGATGGATGTAAGAACAGCTGATGGATCAGTCGTGAAAATTAGTGCTGGGAATGAGCAAGATTTAGCAAAAACACTTGGTGTTGAAATGGTGCAAAATATGTACAAG GTAAATGTTGAGGATATTAATCAGCTTTTAGCATATCATGAAGTATTTGGAAAACTACAAAGTGAAATAGCAGCTGGTACAACCTTAGTTGGAAGTACAGTTCCTACTCAAACAGTTACCACTATACAAAATGGAACTCCAATTGTACagcaagttcaattaaataagtttgataTTAAATCAAGCGATGGTGAAGCTACACCAGGACCAAGCGCTTCGCCTGTATCAGTTGGAAGTCATGCATGTGAAATATGTGgaaaaatttttcagtttcgcTATCAGCTTATCGTTCATCGTAGATATCATACGGAAAGGAAACCTTTTACTTGTCAG GTGTGTGGCAAGGCCTTTTTAAATGCAAATGATTTGACACGGCATGGGAAGTGTCACCTAGGTGGATCCATGTTTACTTGTACAGTTTGTTTTCATGTATTTGCAAATGCACCCTCTTTGGAACGTCATATGAAACGACACGCTACCGATAAACCGTATAATTGTACCGTATGTGGAAAAAGTTTCGCAAGAAAAGAACATTTGGATAATCATACGCGTTGTCATACTGGGGAAACACCTTACAG gtgCCAGTACTGTTCAAAGACGTTTACTAGGAAGGAACATATGGTAAATCATGTTCGCAAACATACGGGTGAAACACCTCATCGATGTGATATTTGTAAAAAGAGCTTTACGCGcaaagaacattttatgaacCATGTTATGTGGCACACGGGAGAAACTCCTCATCATTGTCAAGCTTGTGGCAAGAAATATACACGTAAAGAACATCTCGCAAATCATATGCGTTCACATACCAATGATACACCGTTTCGCTGTGAAATATGCG GTAAGTCGTTTACAAGAAAGGAGCACTTCACGAACCACATAATGTGGCACACGGGTGAGACGCCGCACCGCTGTGATTTCTGCTCGAAGACATTCACGCGAAAGGAGCATCTTTTGAACCACGTTCGCCAGCACACGGGTGAGTCTCCACATCGATGCGGCTTCTGCTCCAAATCGTTCACCAGAAAGGAACACCTTGTTAACCACATCCGCCAACACACAG GAGAGACGCCCTTCCGCTGTCAGTACTGTCCGAAAGCATTTACGCGGAAGGATCATCTGGTGAACCATGTCAGACAACACACGGGTGAGTCACCGCACAAGTGCCAGTATTGCACCAAATCCTTCACGAGGAAGGAACATTTGACAAATCACGTGCGTCAACACACAGGCGAATCGCCACACCGATGCCACTTCTGCTCCAAGTCATTTACTCGTAAGGAGCATTTGACGAATCATGTGCGAATCCACACTGGTGAATCACCTCATAGGTGTGAATTCTGTCAGAGAACGTTCACCAGGAAAGAACATCTAAATAATCATCTCCGTCAGCATACCGGAGATTCATCGCACTGCTGCAACGTGTGCTCGAAACCATTTACAAGAAAG GAACATCTCGTAAATCATATGCGATGTCATACTGGTGAACGTCCATTTGTATGCACAGAATGTGGCAAAAGCTTCCCCTTAAAGGGTAATCTACTTTTCCACATGCGTTCGCACAATAAAGGCAGCAACGCCGAGAGACCGTACCGTTGCGATCTTTGTCCAAAAGACTTTATGTGCAAAGGACATTTAGTGTCTCATAGACGATCACATTCGGACGAGCGACCACATAGCTGTCCAGATTGCGGGAAAACTTTCGTTGAAAAGGGCAATATGCTGAGACATTTGAGAAAGCACGCAGCGGAAGGTCCGCCAACACAAGTCAGCACGCCCTCTGCAATTCCTCAATCCGGTGTTCTGCCCATTCCGGCGGCAGCAGTTCTGGTCGGCCATCCTTTGGCACCCCCTGCACCACCCGTAGTCCCACAACACACCGTAGTTGTGCCTACTCCTCCGGGTGTACTGACCTCCtactaa
- the LOC100650734 gene encoding zinc finger protein 271 isoform X6 gives MNSEQHALPATTQAQQEQIPVSLPGLNLDGAHIPASVSHLQAAHAQMQQMQAAQQQQLHQQQQQQPQQQQQQQQQQQSHHQMQNHQNAQNSGPTAHNQNAQRDDNKVKDESGSCTTERCSDNQVHCQVQCDLQLQTSQDLQQSLMQQQQQQQQQIGVNISGNSSSEGGSQNNTEKPEKEKELRQLNMTQFQVPDLKPGGHMMDVRTADGSVVKISAGNEQDLAKTLGVEMVQNMYKVNVEDINQLLAYHEVFGKLQSEIAAGTTLVGSTVPTQTVTTIQNGTPIVQQVQLNKFDIKSSDGEATPGPSASPVSVGSHACEICGKIFQFRYQLIVHRRYHTERKPFTCQVCGKAFLNANDLTRHGKCHLGGSMFTCTVCFHVFANAPSLERHMKRHATDKPYNCTVCGKSFARKEHLDNHTRCHTGETPYRCQYCSKTFTRKEHMVNHVRKHTGETPHRCDICKKSFTRKEHFMNHVMWHTGETPHHCQACGKKYTRKEHLANHMRSHTNDTPFRCEICGKSFTRKEHFTNHIMWHTGETPHRCDFCSKTFTRKEHLLNHVRQHTGESPHRCGFCSKSFTRKEHLVNHIRQHTGETPFRCQYCPKAFTRKDHLVNHVRQHTGESPHKCQYCTKSFTRKEHLTNHVRQHTGESPHRCHFCSKSFTRKEHLTNHVRIHTGESPHRCEFCQRTFTRKEHLNNHLRQHTGDSSHCCNVCSKPFTRKEHLVNHMRCHTGERPFVCTECGKSFPLKGNLLFHMRSHNKGSNAERPYRCDLCPKDFMCKGHLVSHRRSHSDERPHSCPDCGKTFVEKGNMLRHLRKHAAEGPPTQVSTPSAIPQSGVLPIPAAAVLVGHPLAPPAPPVVPQHTVVVPTPPGVLTSY, from the exons caGATACCAGTTTCTCTACCAGGCCTTAATTTAGACGGGGCACATATACCTGCCAGCGTCAGTCATTTACAAGCAGCACATGCACAAATGCAACAAATGCAGGCAgcacaacaacaacagctgcatcagcagcaacagcagcagccccaacaacaacaacagcagcagcaacaacaacaatctCACCATCAGATGCAAAATCATCAAAACGCTCAGAACAGTGGACCAACTGCACATAATCAAAACGCACAGAGAGATGATAACAAGGTGAAAGATGAAAGTGGAAGTTGCACAACTGAACGTTGCAGTGACAATCAAGTTCACTGTCAAGTTCAATGTGACCTCCAATTACAAACATCTCAAGATTTACAACAAAGTCTTatgcagcagcagcaacaacagcagcaacaaatTGGTGTAAACATAAGCGGAAATTCATCCAGTGAAGGCGGAAGTCAAAATAATACAGAAAAGcctgaaaaagagaaagaattgcGTCAACTAAATATGACGCA attCCAAGTGCCAGATTTAAAACCAGGAGGTCATATGATGGATGTAAGAACAGCTGATGGATCAGTCGTGAAAATTAGTGCTGGGAATGAGCAAGATTTAGCAAAAACACTTGGTGTTGAAATGGTGCAAAATATGTACAAG GTAAATGTTGAGGATATTAATCAGCTTTTAGCATATCATGAAGTATTTGGAAAACTACAAAGTGAAATAGCAGCTGGTACAACCTTAGTTGGAAGTACAGTTCCTACTCAAACAGTTACCACTATACAAAATGGAACTCCAATTGTACagcaagttcaattaaataagtttgataTTAAATCAAGCGATGGTGAAGCTACACCAGGACCAAGCGCTTCGCCTGTATCAGTTGGAAGTCATGCATGTGAAATATGTGgaaaaatttttcagtttcgcTATCAGCTTATCGTTCATCGTAGATATCATACGGAAAGGAAACCTTTTACTTGTCAG GTGTGTGGCAAGGCCTTTTTAAATGCAAATGATTTGACACGGCATGGGAAGTGTCACCTAGGTGGATCCATGTTTACTTGTACAGTTTGTTTTCATGTATTTGCAAATGCACCCTCTTTGGAACGTCATATGAAACGACACGCTACCGATAAACCGTATAATTGTACCGTATGTGGAAAAAGTTTCGCAAGAAAAGAACATTTGGATAATCATACGCGTTGTCATACTGGGGAAACACCTTACAG gtgCCAGTACTGTTCAAAGACGTTTACTAGGAAGGAACATATGGTAAATCATGTTCGCAAACATACGGGTGAAACACCTCATCGATGTGATATTTGTAAAAAGAGCTTTACGCGcaaagaacattttatgaacCATGTTATGTGGCACACGGGAGAAACTCCTCATCATTGTCAAGCTTGTGGCAAGAAATATACACGTAAAGAACATCTCGCAAATCATATGCGTTCACATACCAATGATACACCGTTTCGCTGTGAAATATGCG GTAAGTCGTTTACAAGAAAGGAGCACTTCACGAACCACATAATGTGGCACACGGGTGAGACGCCGCACCGCTGTGATTTCTGCTCGAAGACATTCACGCGAAAGGAGCATCTTTTGAACCACGTTCGCCAGCACACGGGTGAGTCTCCACATCGATGCGGCTTCTGCTCCAAATCGTTCACCAGAAAGGAACACCTTGTTAACCACATCCGCCAACACACAG GAGAGACGCCCTTCCGCTGTCAGTACTGTCCGAAAGCATTTACGCGGAAGGATCATCTGGTGAACCATGTCAGACAACACACGGGTGAGTCACCGCACAAGTGCCAGTATTGCACCAAATCCTTCACGAGGAAGGAACATTTGACAAATCACGTGCGTCAACACACAGGCGAATCGCCACACCGATGCCACTTCTGCTCCAAGTCATTTACTCGTAAGGAGCATTTGACGAATCATGTGCGAATCCACACTGGTGAATCACCTCATAGGTGTGAATTCTGTCAGAGAACGTTCACCAGGAAAGAACATCTAAATAATCATCTCCGTCAGCATACCGGAGATTCATCGCACTGCTGCAACGTGTGCTCGAAACCATTTACAAGAAAG GAACATCTCGTAAATCATATGCGATGTCATACTGGTGAACGTCCATTTGTATGCACAGAATGTGGCAAAAGCTTCCCCTTAAAGGGTAATCTACTTTTCCACATGCGTTCGCACAATAAAGGCAGCAACGCCGAGAGACCGTACCGTTGCGATCTTTGTCCAAAAGACTTTATGTGCAAAGGACATTTAGTGTCTCATAGACGATCACATTCGGACGAGCGACCACATAGCTGTCCAGATTGCGGGAAAACTTTCGTTGAAAAGGGCAATATGCTGAGACATTTGAGAAAGCACGCAGCGGAAGGTCCGCCAACACAAGTCAGCACGCCCTCTGCAATTCCTCAATCCGGTGTTCTGCCCATTCCGGCGGCAGCAGTTCTGGTCGGCCATCCTTTGGCACCCCCTGCACCACCCGTAGTCCCACAACACACCGTAGTTGTGCCTACTCCTCCGGGTGTACTGACCTCCtactaa
- the LOC100650734 gene encoding zinc finger protein 271 isoform X7, with translation MNSEQHALPATTQAQQEIPVSLPGLNLDGAHIPASVSHLQAAHAQMQQMQAAQQQQLHQQQQQQPQQQQQQQQQQQSHHQMQNHQNAQNSGPTAHNQNAQRDDNKVKDESGSCTTERCSDNQVHCQVQCDLQLQTSQDLQQSLMQQQQQQQQQIGVNISGNSSSEGGSQNNTEKPEKEKELRQLNMTQFQVPDLKPGGHMMDVRTADGSVVKISAGNEQDLAKTLGVEMVQNMYKVNVEDINQLLAYHEVFGKLQSEIAAGTTLVGSTVPTQTVTTIQNGTPIVQQVQLNKFDIKSSDGEATPGPSASPVSVGSHACEICGKIFQFRYQLIVHRRYHTERKPFTCQVCGKAFLNANDLTRHGKCHLGGSMFTCTVCFHVFANAPSLERHMKRHATDKPYNCTVCGKSFARKEHLDNHTRCHTGETPYRCQYCSKTFTRKEHMVNHVRKHTGETPHRCDICKKSFTRKEHFMNHVMWHTGETPHHCQACGKKYTRKEHLANHMRSHTNDTPFRCEICGKSFTRKEHFTNHIMWHTGETPHRCDFCSKTFTRKEHLLNHVRQHTGESPHRCGFCSKSFTRKEHLVNHIRQHTGETPFRCQYCPKAFTRKDHLVNHVRQHTGESPHKCQYCTKSFTRKEHLTNHVRQHTGESPHRCHFCSKSFTRKEHLTNHVRIHTGESPHRCEFCQRTFTRKEHLNNHLRQHTGDSSHCCNVCSKPFTRKEHLVNHMRCHTGERPFVCTECGKSFPLKGNLLFHMRSHNKGSNAERPYRCDLCPKDFMCKGHLVSHRRSHSDERPHSCPDCGKTFVEKGNMLRHLRKHAAEGPPTQVSTPSAIPQSGVLPIPAAAVLVGHPLAPPAPPVVPQHTVVVPTPPGVLTSY, from the exons ATACCAGTTTCTCTACCAGGCCTTAATTTAGACGGGGCACATATACCTGCCAGCGTCAGTCATTTACAAGCAGCACATGCACAAATGCAACAAATGCAGGCAgcacaacaacaacagctgcatcagcagcaacagcagcagccccaacaacaacaacagcagcagcaacaacaacaatctCACCATCAGATGCAAAATCATCAAAACGCTCAGAACAGTGGACCAACTGCACATAATCAAAACGCACAGAGAGATGATAACAAGGTGAAAGATGAAAGTGGAAGTTGCACAACTGAACGTTGCAGTGACAATCAAGTTCACTGTCAAGTTCAATGTGACCTCCAATTACAAACATCTCAAGATTTACAACAAAGTCTTatgcagcagcagcaacaacagcagcaacaaatTGGTGTAAACATAAGCGGAAATTCATCCAGTGAAGGCGGAAGTCAAAATAATACAGAAAAGcctgaaaaagagaaagaattgcGTCAACTAAATATGACGCA attCCAAGTGCCAGATTTAAAACCAGGAGGTCATATGATGGATGTAAGAACAGCTGATGGATCAGTCGTGAAAATTAGTGCTGGGAATGAGCAAGATTTAGCAAAAACACTTGGTGTTGAAATGGTGCAAAATATGTACAAG GTAAATGTTGAGGATATTAATCAGCTTTTAGCATATCATGAAGTATTTGGAAAACTACAAAGTGAAATAGCAGCTGGTACAACCTTAGTTGGAAGTACAGTTCCTACTCAAACAGTTACCACTATACAAAATGGAACTCCAATTGTACagcaagttcaattaaataagtttgataTTAAATCAAGCGATGGTGAAGCTACACCAGGACCAAGCGCTTCGCCTGTATCAGTTGGAAGTCATGCATGTGAAATATGTGgaaaaatttttcagtttcgcTATCAGCTTATCGTTCATCGTAGATATCATACGGAAAGGAAACCTTTTACTTGTCAG GTGTGTGGCAAGGCCTTTTTAAATGCAAATGATTTGACACGGCATGGGAAGTGTCACCTAGGTGGATCCATGTTTACTTGTACAGTTTGTTTTCATGTATTTGCAAATGCACCCTCTTTGGAACGTCATATGAAACGACACGCTACCGATAAACCGTATAATTGTACCGTATGTGGAAAAAGTTTCGCAAGAAAAGAACATTTGGATAATCATACGCGTTGTCATACTGGGGAAACACCTTACAG gtgCCAGTACTGTTCAAAGACGTTTACTAGGAAGGAACATATGGTAAATCATGTTCGCAAACATACGGGTGAAACACCTCATCGATGTGATATTTGTAAAAAGAGCTTTACGCGcaaagaacattttatgaacCATGTTATGTGGCACACGGGAGAAACTCCTCATCATTGTCAAGCTTGTGGCAAGAAATATACACGTAAAGAACATCTCGCAAATCATATGCGTTCACATACCAATGATACACCGTTTCGCTGTGAAATATGCG GTAAGTCGTTTACAAGAAAGGAGCACTTCACGAACCACATAATGTGGCACACGGGTGAGACGCCGCACCGCTGTGATTTCTGCTCGAAGACATTCACGCGAAAGGAGCATCTTTTGAACCACGTTCGCCAGCACACGGGTGAGTCTCCACATCGATGCGGCTTCTGCTCCAAATCGTTCACCAGAAAGGAACACCTTGTTAACCACATCCGCCAACACACAG GAGAGACGCCCTTCCGCTGTCAGTACTGTCCGAAAGCATTTACGCGGAAGGATCATCTGGTGAACCATGTCAGACAACACACGGGTGAGTCACCGCACAAGTGCCAGTATTGCACCAAATCCTTCACGAGGAAGGAACATTTGACAAATCACGTGCGTCAACACACAGGCGAATCGCCACACCGATGCCACTTCTGCTCCAAGTCATTTACTCGTAAGGAGCATTTGACGAATCATGTGCGAATCCACACTGGTGAATCACCTCATAGGTGTGAATTCTGTCAGAGAACGTTCACCAGGAAAGAACATCTAAATAATCATCTCCGTCAGCATACCGGAGATTCATCGCACTGCTGCAACGTGTGCTCGAAACCATTTACAAGAAAG GAACATCTCGTAAATCATATGCGATGTCATACTGGTGAACGTCCATTTGTATGCACAGAATGTGGCAAAAGCTTCCCCTTAAAGGGTAATCTACTTTTCCACATGCGTTCGCACAATAAAGGCAGCAACGCCGAGAGACCGTACCGTTGCGATCTTTGTCCAAAAGACTTTATGTGCAAAGGACATTTAGTGTCTCATAGACGATCACATTCGGACGAGCGACCACATAGCTGTCCAGATTGCGGGAAAACTTTCGTTGAAAAGGGCAATATGCTGAGACATTTGAGAAAGCACGCAGCGGAAGGTCCGCCAACACAAGTCAGCACGCCCTCTGCAATTCCTCAATCCGGTGTTCTGCCCATTCCGGCGGCAGCAGTTCTGGTCGGCCATCCTTTGGCACCCCCTGCACCACCCGTAGTCCCACAACACACCGTAGTTGTGCCTACTCCTCCGGGTGTACTGACCTCCtactaa